In the Mycolicibacter sp. MU0102 genome, one interval contains:
- a CDS encoding YggT family protein, translating to MALFFTILGIALFVFWLLLIARIVIEFIRSFSRDWHPTGATVVILELIMSITDPPVKLLRRLIPQLTIGAVRIDLSIMVLLLIAFVGMELALQHAA from the coding sequence TTGGCGCTGTTCTTCACGATTCTTGGTATCGCGCTATTTGTCTTCTGGCTATTGCTGATCGCCCGGATCGTCATCGAGTTCATCCGCTCGTTCAGCCGTGACTGGCACCCGACGGGTGCCACCGTGGTGATCCTGGAACTGATCATGAGCATCACCGATCCGCCGGTGAAGCTGCTGCGGCGACTCATCCCGCAGTTGACCATCGGGGCGGTACGCATCGATCTGTCGATCATGGTGCTGCTGCTGATCGCGTTCGTCGGCATGGAACTGGCCCTGCAGCACGCCGCTTAG
- a CDS encoding cell division protein SepF: MSTLHKVKAYFGMAPMEDYDDDYYDDGDDRAGSRDYAPRAERFGEDVFDRVGGRSESRYDERFEDRDYDDAPAGYRGGGYEDDPRYRAREFDRPRDFERRFSSLRGSTRGALAMEPRRMAQMFDESSPLSKITTLRPKDYSEARTIGERFRDGTPVIMDLVSMDNADAKRLVDFAAGLAFALRGSFDKVATKVFLLSPADVDVSPEERRRIAETGFYAYR, translated from the coding sequence ATGAGCACACTCCACAAGGTCAAGGCCTACTTCGGGATGGCTCCTATGGAGGACTACGACGACGACTACTACGACGACGGCGATGACCGCGCCGGGTCGCGTGACTACGCGCCTCGGGCGGAGCGATTCGGCGAGGACGTTTTCGACCGCGTAGGCGGCCGCTCGGAGAGCCGCTACGACGAGCGCTTCGAGGACCGCGACTACGACGATGCGCCCGCCGGCTACCGAGGCGGCGGCTACGAGGACGACCCTCGCTACCGGGCGCGTGAGTTCGACCGCCCGCGTGACTTCGAGCGCCGGTTCTCCTCGCTGCGCGGCTCGACCCGCGGCGCCCTGGCGATGGAGCCGCGGCGGATGGCGCAGATGTTCGACGAGAGCAGCCCGCTGTCGAAGATCACCACGCTGCGGCCCAAGGACTACAGCGAAGCCCGCACCATCGGCGAGCGGTTCCGGGACGGCACCCCGGTCATCATGGACCTGGTGTCGATGGACAACGCCGATGCCAAGCGCCTGGTCGACTTCGCGGCAGGTCTTGCCTTCGCCCTGCGCGGTTCCTTCGACAAGGTCGCGACCAAGGTCTTTCTGCTGTCGCCGGCCGACGTCGACGTCTCCCCGGAGGAGCGTCGCCGCATCGCCGAAACCGGCTTCTACGCCTATCGGTAG
- the pgeF gene encoding peptidoglycan editing factor PgeF, with amino-acid sequence MTFRIRRVTTTRSGGVSKAPFDSFNLGDHVGDDPVAVAANRARLAKATGLGPDRLVWMNQVHGDHVVVVDGPRDTPIDATDALVTTVPRLAMVVVTADCVPVLMADARAGVVAAVHAGRVGAQHGVVARALESMVAAGARAGDVSVLLGPAVSGLHYEVPAAMADEVEASLPGSRTVTSAGTVGLDLRAGIARQLRGLGVESIDADPRCTAADQKLFSHRRDGLTGRLASLVWLE; translated from the coding sequence ATGACTTTTCGCATCCGGCGGGTGACGACCACCCGCTCCGGTGGCGTGTCGAAGGCTCCGTTCGACAGCTTCAATCTCGGCGATCACGTCGGTGACGACCCGGTCGCGGTGGCGGCCAACCGCGCGCGGCTGGCCAAGGCCACCGGCCTTGGTCCCGACCGGCTGGTGTGGATGAACCAGGTCCACGGCGATCATGTGGTGGTCGTCGACGGTCCGCGCGACACCCCGATCGACGCCACCGATGCACTGGTCACCACCGTGCCCCGGCTGGCGATGGTGGTGGTGACCGCCGACTGCGTCCCGGTGCTGATGGCCGACGCGCGAGCCGGAGTGGTCGCCGCAGTCCATGCCGGCCGGGTCGGCGCGCAGCACGGTGTGGTCGCTCGCGCGCTGGAGTCCATGGTGGCGGCAGGGGCACGAGCCGGCGACGTTTCGGTTTTGCTGGGCCCAGCGGTCAGTGGGCTGCACTACGAGGTGCCCGCCGCGATGGCCGATGAGGTCGAGGCGTCGCTGCCGGGCAGTCGCACCGTCACGTCGGCGGGCACTGTCGGGCTGGACCTGCGGGCCGGAATCGCGCGTCAACTAAGGGGATTGGGCGTGGAATCCATCGACGCCGACCCGCGGTGTACGGCGGCGGACCAGAAGCTGTTCAGTCACCGTCGCGACGGACTCACCGGCCGGCTGGCGTCCCTGGTGTGGCTGGAATGA
- the murC gene encoding UDP-N-acetylmuramate--L-alanine ligase has product MVGIGGAGMSGIARILLDRGGLVSGSDAKESRGIHALRARGAQVRIGHDASALDLLPGGVTTVVTTHAAIPKTNPELVEARRRGIPVVLRPAVLAKLMAGRTTLMVTGTHGKTTTTSMLVVALQHCGLDPSFAVGGELGSAGAEAGTNAHHGSGPLFVAEADESDGSLLEYTPNVAVVTNIEADHLDFFGSAEAYTQVFDAFVERIAPGGAVVVCVDDPGGAELAERTAAQGIRVLRYGTERPGTAALDGELVSWEQQGTGAVAEILLAGTGERRAMRLSVPGRHMALNALGALLAAIEVGAPLDAVLDGLAGFDGVRRRFELVGSAGVTGSVRVFDDYAHHPTEIAATLTAVRALLDERGTGRSLVVFQPHLYSRTKEFATEFGRSLNGADEVFVLDVYGAREQPLPGVSGASVAEHVSVPVHYLPDFSAVPEAVAAAAGPGDVIITMGAGDVTVLGPEIVDALRARTDRILPGSPGAL; this is encoded by the coding sequence ATGGTCGGCATCGGGGGAGCGGGCATGTCCGGCATCGCCCGCATCCTGCTGGACCGCGGGGGGCTGGTCTCGGGTTCGGATGCCAAGGAATCCCGCGGGATTCACGCGCTGCGGGCCCGGGGCGCGCAGGTGCGCATCGGTCACGACGCGTCGGCCCTGGATCTGCTGCCGGGTGGGGTCACCACGGTGGTCACCACCCACGCCGCGATTCCCAAGACCAACCCCGAGCTCGTCGAGGCCCGTCGTCGCGGCATCCCGGTGGTGTTGCGACCGGCGGTGCTGGCGAAGCTGATGGCCGGGCGCACCACGTTGATGGTCACCGGCACCCACGGCAAGACCACCACCACATCGATGCTGGTGGTCGCGTTGCAGCACTGTGGGCTCGATCCGTCGTTCGCGGTCGGCGGCGAATTGGGTTCTGCCGGTGCAGAAGCCGGCACCAACGCCCATCACGGCAGCGGGCCGCTGTTTGTCGCCGAGGCCGACGAGAGCGACGGCTCGCTGTTGGAGTACACCCCCAACGTCGCGGTGGTGACCAACATCGAGGCCGATCACCTCGACTTCTTCGGCAGTGCCGAGGCCTACACCCAGGTGTTCGACGCGTTCGTCGAGCGCATCGCGCCGGGTGGGGCAGTGGTGGTGTGCGTCGATGACCCCGGCGGCGCCGAGCTGGCCGAGCGCACTGCGGCACAGGGCATCCGGGTGCTGCGTTACGGCACCGAACGCCCCGGGACGGCGGCGCTCGACGGCGAGCTGGTCAGTTGGGAGCAGCAGGGCACCGGCGCGGTCGCCGAGATCCTGTTGGCCGGAACGGGCGAGCGCAGGGCGATGCGACTGTCGGTGCCCGGACGGCACATGGCACTTAACGCGCTGGGCGCGCTGCTGGCGGCGATCGAAGTCGGTGCGCCGCTGGATGCGGTGCTCGACGGCCTGGCCGGGTTCGACGGGGTGCGCCGCCGATTCGAGCTGGTCGGGTCGGCGGGCGTCACGGGATCGGTGCGGGTCTTCGATGACTACGCACACCATCCCACCGAGATCGCCGCGACCTTGACCGCGGTTCGGGCCCTGCTGGACGAGCGCGGAACCGGGCGCAGCCTGGTGGTGTTTCAGCCGCATCTGTATTCGCGGACAAAGGAATTCGCCACCGAGTTCGGACGATCGCTCAACGGGGCCGACGAGGTGTTCGTCCTGGACGTCTACGGTGCGCGTGAGCAGCCGTTGCCCGGGGTGAGCGGCGCCAGCGTTGCCGAACATGTCAGTGTGCCGGTGCATTACCTGCCGGACTTCTCGGCGGTGCCCGAGGCGGTGGCGGCGGCCGCCGGTCCGGGTGACGTGATCATCACCATGGGAGCCGGCGACGTCACCGTGCTGGGCCCGGAGATCGTCGACGCGTTGCGGGCGCGCACTGATCGGATCCTTCCCGGCAGCCCGGGCGCGCTGTGA
- the ftsZ gene encoding cell division protein FtsZ — protein MTPPHNYLAVIKVVGIGGGGVNAVNRMIEQGLKGVEFIAINTDAQALLMSDADVKLDVGRDSTRGLGAGADPEVGRRAAEDAKDEIEELLRGADMVFVTAGEGGGTGTGGAPVVATIARKLGALTVGVVTRPFSFEGKRRSNQAENGIGALRESCDTLIVIPNDRLLQMGDAQVSLMDAFRSADEVLLNGVQGITDLITTPGLINVDFADVKGIMSGAGTALMGIGSARGDGRALKAAEIAINSPLLEASMEGAQGVLMSVAGGSDLGLFEINEAASLVQDAAHPEANIIFGTVIDDSLGDEVRVTVIAAGFDSAGSGRKPVTGTAGAARHAMAPGQAGKVTSSLFDPVDAVSVPPPTNGATVSVGGRNGDDGCDDDDVDVPPFMRH, from the coding sequence ATGACCCCACCGCACAACTATCTGGCCGTCATCAAAGTCGTGGGTATCGGTGGTGGCGGCGTCAACGCCGTTAACCGGATGATCGAGCAGGGCCTCAAGGGCGTTGAGTTCATCGCGATCAACACCGACGCACAGGCATTGCTGATGAGCGACGCCGACGTCAAGCTCGACGTCGGCCGTGACTCCACCCGCGGCCTCGGTGCCGGCGCCGACCCCGAAGTGGGTCGTCGAGCCGCCGAAGACGCCAAGGACGAGATCGAGGAGCTGCTGCGCGGCGCCGACATGGTGTTCGTCACCGCCGGGGAGGGCGGCGGCACCGGTACCGGCGGTGCCCCGGTGGTCGCGACCATCGCGCGCAAGCTCGGCGCACTGACCGTCGGCGTGGTCACCCGGCCGTTCTCCTTCGAGGGCAAGCGGCGTAGCAACCAGGCCGAGAACGGCATCGGTGCGCTGCGCGAGAGCTGCGACACCCTGATCGTGATCCCCAATGACCGACTGCTGCAGATGGGCGACGCCCAGGTCTCGCTGATGGACGCGTTCCGCAGCGCCGACGAGGTGCTGCTCAACGGTGTCCAGGGCATCACCGACCTGATCACCACCCCCGGCCTGATCAACGTCGACTTCGCCGACGTCAAAGGCATCATGAGCGGCGCCGGCACCGCGCTGATGGGCATCGGATCGGCCCGCGGCGACGGGCGGGCACTCAAGGCCGCCGAGATCGCGATCAACTCGCCGCTGCTGGAAGCCTCGATGGAAGGCGCCCAGGGCGTGCTGATGTCGGTCGCCGGTGGCAGCGACCTGGGGCTGTTCGAGATCAACGAGGCGGCATCGCTGGTTCAGGACGCCGCACACCCCGAGGCCAACATCATCTTCGGCACCGTGATCGACGACTCCCTCGGCGACGAGGTGCGGGTGACGGTGATCGCGGCCGGCTTCGACTCGGCAGGCTCCGGCCGTAAGCCGGTGACCGGTACGGCCGGTGCGGCCCGGCACGCGATGGCGCCCGGACAGGCCGGCAAGGTCACCTCGTCGCTGTTTGACCCGGTGGATGCGGTCAGTGTGCCGCCTCCCACCAACGGTGCGACGGTCAGCGTCGGTGGGCGAAACGGTGACGACGGCTGCGACGACGACGACGTCGACGTGCCACCGTTCATGCGGCACTGA
- a CDS encoding cell division protein FtsQ/DivIB has protein sequence MTVPPETPAVPPEDPDDAADVPESEAAEATEPEPDVVPQGEVGAAAADDPEAEAADEPAEVEGPRRRARRERAERRAAQARAEAIEQARREAKRRLRTGSAEPAKGVPRGTIRGLKMALAVFLTAVLVVGLGLILYFTPLMSVRDIEVTGIATVTREEVLDVARVQPGTPLLQIDTGSVADRVATIRRVASTRVQRQYPSVLGIAVVERVPVVYKDFPDGPHLFDRDGVDFATGAPPRMLPFFDVDNPGPADPSTLAALQVMTSLAPDVAGQISRVAAPSVASITLTLADGRVVVWGNTDRTAEKAQKLAALLTQPGHTYDVSSPDLPTVR, from the coding sequence GTGACCGTGCCGCCCGAAACCCCGGCCGTTCCACCGGAGGATCCGGACGACGCCGCGGACGTCCCCGAAAGCGAAGCCGCCGAAGCCACCGAGCCGGAGCCGGATGTTGTCCCGCAGGGCGAGGTCGGCGCAGCCGCCGCGGATGACCCAGAGGCCGAAGCCGCCGACGAGCCCGCCGAGGTGGAGGGACCGCGGCGCCGGGCCCGCCGTGAACGCGCGGAGCGGCGCGCCGCGCAGGCGCGTGCCGAGGCGATCGAGCAGGCTCGTCGAGAGGCCAAGCGGCGACTGCGCACCGGTTCTGCCGAGCCGGCCAAAGGCGTTCCGCGCGGCACCATTCGGGGCCTGAAGATGGCGTTGGCCGTGTTCCTGACGGCGGTGCTCGTGGTCGGGCTCGGGCTCATCTTGTACTTCACCCCGCTGATGTCGGTGCGCGATATCGAGGTCACCGGGATCGCGACGGTGACCCGCGAGGAAGTTCTGGACGTGGCGCGGGTGCAGCCGGGCACGCCGCTGCTGCAGATCGACACCGGCAGTGTGGCCGACCGGGTCGCGACGATCAGGCGGGTGGCCAGCACCCGGGTGCAGCGGCAATACCCCTCGGTGCTCGGGATCGCGGTGGTCGAGCGGGTCCCGGTGGTCTACAAGGATTTTCCGGACGGCCCACACCTGTTCGACCGGGACGGCGTCGACTTCGCGACCGGCGCGCCGCCGAGAATGCTGCCGTTCTTCGATGTGGACAATCCCGGCCCGGCGGATCCGTCCACCCTGGCCGCCCTGCAGGTGATGACCTCGCTGGCGCCCGACGTGGCCGGCCAGATCAGCCGGGTGGCCGCCCCGTCGGTGGCGTCGATCACCCTGACGCTGGCCGATGGCCGGGTGGTGGTCTGGGGCAACACCGACCGCACCGCGGAGAAGGCCCAGAAGTTGGCGGCGTTGTTGACCCAGCCCGGCCACACCTATGACGTGTCGAGTCCGGACCTGCCCACGGTCCGGTAG
- the murG gene encoding undecaprenyldiphospho-muramoylpentapeptide beta-N-acetylglucosaminyltransferase, which yields MNDSVISSDRGASLSVVLAGGGTAGHVEPAMAVADALRALDPDVRITALGTARGLETRLVPARGYDLELITPVPLPRKINADLARLPLRVLRAVRETRAVLRDVQADVVIGFGGYVALPAYLAARGLGATRVPVVIHEANARAGLANRVGARGAQRVLSAVPDCGLANPEVVGVPVRAVITNLDRAALRAAARAEFGFADDARVLLVFGGSQGARSINQAVAGAAKHLAAAGVSVLHAHGPKNTLELPPAGAGDPPYVAVPYLDRMDLAYAAADLAICRSGAMTVAEVSAVGLPAVYVPLPIGNGEQRLNALPVVNAGGGILVDDAELTPDFVADTVAGLLTDTARLAAMTSAAVLAGHPEAARRVASVALEVASAARNGR from the coding sequence GTGAACGACTCGGTCATCTCATCGGACCGCGGTGCGTCGTTATCGGTAGTCCTCGCAGGCGGGGGCACTGCCGGCCATGTCGAACCTGCGATGGCGGTCGCCGACGCGCTCCGTGCCCTGGACCCCGACGTCCGGATCACCGCGTTGGGCACCGCCCGTGGTCTGGAGACCCGGTTGGTCCCGGCCCGCGGTTACGACCTGGAGCTGATCACCCCGGTGCCATTGCCCCGCAAGATCAATGCCGACCTGGCCCGGCTGCCGCTGCGGGTGCTGCGTGCGGTTCGGGAGACCCGGGCGGTGCTGCGCGACGTGCAGGCCGACGTGGTGATCGGCTTCGGCGGTTACGTGGCGCTGCCGGCATATCTGGCCGCGCGCGGTCTCGGCGCCACACGGGTTCCGGTGGTGATCCACGAGGCCAATGCCCGCGCCGGTCTGGCCAATCGGGTCGGCGCCCGGGGCGCGCAGCGGGTGCTGTCGGCAGTTCCTGATTGCGGTCTGGCCAACCCCGAGGTGGTCGGGGTGCCGGTGCGGGCGGTCATCACCAACTTGGACCGGGCTGCGCTGCGTGCGGCCGCCCGCGCCGAGTTCGGGTTCGCCGACGACGCTCGGGTGTTGCTGGTCTTCGGGGGCTCGCAGGGCGCCCGCTCGATCAACCAGGCGGTGGCCGGTGCGGCCAAACATCTTGCCGCCGCCGGCGTTTCGGTGTTGCACGCGCACGGGCCGAAGAACACCCTGGAGCTGCCGCCGGCCGGCGCCGGTGATCCGCCCTACGTCGCGGTGCCCTATCTGGACCGGATGGACCTGGCGTATGCGGCCGCGGACCTGGCGATCTGCCGTTCCGGGGCGATGACGGTCGCCGAAGTGTCGGCGGTCGGTTTGCCTGCGGTGTACGTGCCGCTGCCGATCGGCAACGGCGAACAGCGCCTCAACGCGCTTCCGGTGGTCAACGCCGGGGGCGGAATCCTGGTCGACGACGCCGAGCTGACCCCGGATTTCGTGGCCGACACCGTCGCCGGGTTGCTCACCGACACCGCGCGCCTGGCCGCGATGACCAGCGCCGCGGTCCTGGCCGGGCACCCGGAGGCGGCGCGACGGGTGGCTTCCGTCGCACTGGAAGTCGCGAGCGCAGCGAGGAACGGCCGGTGA
- the murD gene encoding UDP-N-acetylmuramoyl-L-alanine--D-glutamate ligase, with translation MTPEPGLGVLSAGARVLVAGAGITGRAIVNALAPFGLAVTLCDDNVAALAAYSEVTTCSPAEAAAQISGYALVVTSPGFGPDTPVLAAAAAAGVPIWGDVELAWRLDAAGHYGPPRRWLVVTGTNGKTTTTSMLHAMLVAAGRSAQLCGNIGSPVLDVLGEPGELLAVELSSFQLHWAPSLRPEAGAVLNIAEDHLDWHGSMAAYTADKARALAGRVAVLGMDDAAAAALRDTAPAPVKVGFRLGEPGPGELGVIDGMLVDRAFVAEGGDEVALAPAASISVPGPVGILDALAAAALARSVDVPPQAIAEALASFQVGRHRAELIVVDGGISYVDDSKATNPHAAEASVLAHPRVIWVAGGLLKGASIEPTVARIAAHLAGAVLIGRDRGEVAKALSRHAPDVPVVHVVTGEDIDMGDTAVSPVTHVKRVADGSDETLGSRVMTAVVAAARDLARPGDTVLLAPAGASFDQFAGYGARGDAFAAAARSAAGSV, from the coding sequence ATGACGCCCGAACCGGGGCTGGGCGTGCTGTCCGCCGGCGCGCGGGTGCTCGTCGCCGGGGCCGGCATCACCGGCCGTGCCATCGTGAACGCGTTGGCGCCGTTCGGGCTGGCCGTGACGCTGTGCGACGACAATGTGGCCGCGCTGGCCGCCTATTCCGAGGTCACCACCTGCAGCCCGGCGGAGGCCGCCGCGCAGATCAGCGGCTACGCGCTGGTGGTCACCAGCCCCGGATTCGGCCCGGACACACCGGTATTGGCCGCCGCCGCTGCGGCCGGAGTGCCGATCTGGGGTGACGTGGAGCTGGCCTGGCGGCTCGACGCCGCGGGCCACTACGGGCCGCCGCGGCGCTGGCTGGTGGTGACCGGCACCAACGGCAAGACCACCACCACCTCGATGCTGCACGCCATGCTGGTGGCTGCCGGCCGCAGCGCCCAGTTGTGCGGCAACATCGGCAGCCCGGTACTCGATGTCCTGGGGGAACCGGGCGAACTGCTGGCCGTCGAGCTGTCCAGCTTCCAGCTGCACTGGGCCCCGTCGCTGCGCCCCGAGGCCGGTGCGGTGCTCAACATCGCCGAGGACCACCTGGACTGGCACGGCAGCATGGCCGCCTACACCGCCGACAAGGCCCGCGCGCTGGCCGGCCGGGTGGCGGTGCTCGGGATGGACGACGCCGCTGCCGCGGCGCTGCGCGACACCGCGCCCGCCCCGGTCAAGGTGGGTTTCCGGCTCGGCGAACCGGGTCCCGGTGAGCTCGGCGTGATCGACGGCATGCTGGTGGACCGGGCCTTTGTGGCAGAAGGGGGCGACGAGGTCGCGCTGGCCCCGGCGGCGTCGATATCGGTGCCCGGCCCGGTCGGGATTCTGGACGCACTGGCGGCCGCCGCGCTGGCCCGAAGCGTCGACGTGCCCCCGCAGGCGATCGCCGAGGCGCTGGCCTCGTTCCAGGTCGGGCGGCATCGCGCCGAATTGATCGTGGTCGACGGCGGGATCAGCTACGTCGACGACTCCAAGGCCACCAATCCGCACGCGGCCGAAGCGTCGGTGTTGGCCCACCCGCGGGTGATCTGGGTGGCCGGCGGACTGCTCAAGGGCGCCTCGATCGAGCCGACGGTCGCCAGAATCGCTGCTCACCTGGCCGGGGCCGTGCTGATCGGCCGAGATCGCGGAGAGGTTGCCAAGGCGTTATCACGACACGCACCGGATGTCCCCGTCGTCCACGTTGTGACGGGCGAGGATATTGATATGGGTGATACTGCTGTGTCTCCAGTTACTCATGTGAAGCGAGTAGCTGATGGGTCCGATGAGACGCTGGGGTCACGGGTGATGACAGCGGTGGTGGCCGCCGCCCGCGACCTGGCCCGGCCCGGTGACACGGTGCTGCTGGCTCCGGCGGGCGCATCCTTCGACCAGTTCGCCGGCTACGGCGCCCGGGGCGACGCGTTCGCCGCCGCCGCACGGTCCGCGGCGGGATCGGTGTGA
- a CDS encoding DUF2249 domain-containing protein has protein sequence MTTNDVVMATSAADSAAVDDIRSRYAELLGRQAALGAALFAAVAGPAFDEAHRAVQASIDQVVRPQLQAAVGLIFPALAGVERSRLLTEGLLGDIQLIEQVAARIARGTDRVQVVAHTEVLRVLLEAVLGKIADLLLPALAQTSGVSLAALAAQLPGLDDVASGPAPTAQPRPATHGHDGHTGCGCGEEDDEIPELDVREVPHAIRHATVFGAFDAVPVGGSLLLVAPHDPIPLLRQLTERSGGRLAVGYEERGPEAWRLRLTRV, from the coding sequence ATGACAACCAATGACGTGGTCATGGCGACCAGCGCAGCGGACTCGGCAGCCGTCGATGACATCCGATCTCGCTACGCCGAACTCCTCGGCCGTCAGGCCGCCCTGGGTGCAGCGTTGTTCGCTGCGGTCGCCGGGCCGGCCTTCGACGAGGCTCACCGGGCCGTACAGGCGTCCATCGACCAGGTGGTACGACCGCAGTTACAAGCCGCGGTGGGGCTGATATTCCCGGCCTTGGCCGGTGTCGAGCGCTCACGACTGCTGACCGAAGGCCTGCTTGGTGACATCCAGCTGATCGAGCAGGTGGCGGCGCGCATCGCCCGCGGCACCGACCGAGTCCAGGTGGTCGCGCACACCGAGGTCCTGCGCGTACTGCTGGAGGCAGTGTTGGGCAAGATCGCCGACCTGTTGCTGCCCGCGCTCGCCCAGACCAGCGGCGTCTCGCTGGCCGCCCTGGCCGCCCAACTGCCCGGCCTGGATGACGTCGCCTCCGGGCCGGCTCCCACGGCCCAGCCCCGCCCCGCAACCCACGGGCACGACGGCCACACCGGGTGCGGCTGCGGCGAGGAGGACGACGAGATACCCGAACTCGACGTGCGAGAGGTTCCGCACGCCATCAGGCACGCAACGGTGTTCGGCGCCTTCGACGCGGTTCCGGTGGGCGGATCGCTGCTGCTGGTGGCCCCGCACGACCCGATTCCGCTGCTGCGCCAACTCACTGAGCGCAGCGGTGGCCGGCTGGCGGTCGGCTACGAGGAGCGTGGACCGGAGGCGTGGCGGTTGCGGCTAACCCGGGTCTGA
- the ftsW gene encoding putative lipid II flippase FtsW: protein MIGILARLRRDAGAPAAATSDDTADKAAKTEPRTRFGAWLGRPMTSFHLIVAVAALLTTLGLIMVLSASGVESYGTDGSAWRIFGKQVLWTVIGLVGCYVALRMPVRFMRRMAFAGFAFTIVLLVLVLIPGIGTLSNGSRGWFVIAGFSMQPSELAKIAFVIWGAHLLASRRMERATLGEMLVPLVPAAVVALVLIVAQPDLGQTVSLGIILLSLLWYAGLPLRVFLTSLAAIVAAAAIMAVTEGYRSDRVRSWLDPDADLQGAGYQARQAKFALANGGIFGDGLGQGTAKWNYLPNAHNDFIFAIIGEELGFIGGFGLLALFGLFAYTGMRIAKRSADPFLRLLTAATTMWVIGQSFINVGYVIGLLPVTGIQLPLISAGGTSTATTLFMVGIMANAARHEPEAVAALRAGQDDRMNRILRLPLPEPYSPTRLEALRDRLRSRPQPAARPRTAQAARQAPARSSRQRAAAQAPARAAGRGAGRAGQNGGGRRHAGARPTGGRVRALEGQR from the coding sequence GTGATCGGCATCCTGGCCCGGCTGCGGCGGGATGCCGGGGCCCCAGCTGCCGCCACTTCCGATGACACCGCGGACAAGGCCGCCAAGACCGAGCCGCGCACCCGGTTCGGCGCCTGGCTGGGCCGGCCGATGACGTCGTTCCATCTGATCGTGGCGGTGGCCGCGCTGTTGACCACGCTCGGTCTGATCATGGTGCTGTCGGCCTCCGGGGTGGAGTCCTACGGCACCGACGGATCCGCGTGGCGGATCTTCGGCAAGCAGGTGCTGTGGACCGTCATCGGGCTGGTCGGCTGCTACGTGGCGTTGCGCATGCCGGTCCGGTTCATGCGCCGAATGGCTTTTGCCGGTTTCGCTTTCACCATCGTGCTGCTGGTGCTGGTGCTGATCCCGGGCATCGGCACCCTCTCCAACGGTTCCCGCGGCTGGTTCGTCATCGCCGGTTTCTCCATGCAGCCCTCCGAGCTGGCCAAGATCGCCTTCGTCATCTGGGGCGCACACCTGTTGGCGAGCCGGCGCATGGAGCGGGCGACGCTGGGCGAGATGCTCGTCCCGCTGGTGCCGGCCGCTGTGGTTGCGCTGGTGCTGATCGTCGCCCAGCCTGACCTCGGGCAGACGGTTTCGCTGGGCATCATCCTGCTGTCGCTGTTGTGGTACGCCGGTCTGCCGTTGCGGGTGTTCCTCACCTCGCTGGCGGCCATCGTTGCCGCCGCCGCGATCATGGCGGTGACCGAGGGCTATCGCTCCGACCGAGTGCGGTCCTGGCTGGACCCCGACGCCGACCTGCAGGGCGCCGGTTACCAGGCGCGACAGGCGAAGTTCGCACTGGCCAACGGTGGCATCTTCGGCGACGGCCTGGGGCAGGGCACCGCGAAATGGAACTACCTGCCCAACGCGCACAACGACTTCATCTTCGCCATCATCGGCGAGGAGCTCGGCTTCATCGGCGGGTTCGGGCTGCTGGCGCTGTTCGGGCTGTTCGCCTACACCGGCATGCGGATCGCCAAGCGCTCCGCGGACCCGTTCCTGCGGCTGCTGACCGCCGCCACCACGATGTGGGTGATCGGTCAGTCGTTCATCAATGTCGGCTACGTGATCGGGCTGTTGCCCGTAACCGGAATCCAGCTGCCCCTCATTTCTGCGGGTGGAACCTCCACGGCGACAACGCTGTTCATGGTCGGCATCATGGCCAACGCGGCCCGGCACGAACCGGAGGCGGTGGCGGCGCTGCGCGCCGGCCAGGACGACCGGATGAACCGGATCCTGCGGCTGCCGCTGCCCGAGCCGTACTCGCCGACCCGTCTGGAGGCCCTGCGCGACCGCCTGCGGTCGCGTCCGCAGCCGGCCGCACGGCCACGAACTGCCCAGGCGGCCCGACAGGCTCCGGCCCGCTCGAGTCGGCAGCGCGCCGCAGCGCAGGCTCCGGCCCGGGCAGCTGGTCGAGGCGCCGGGCGCGCAGGGCAAAATGGAGGCGGCCGGCGTCACGCCGGGGCGCGTCCGACTGGCGGACGCGTACGCGCATTGGAAGGTCAGCGATAG